One genomic segment of Panicum virgatum strain AP13 chromosome 2N, P.virgatum_v5, whole genome shotgun sequence includes these proteins:
- the LOC120661795 gene encoding putative zinc finger CCCH domain-containing protein 51 isoform X3 — MSKQEMELEECESLLLDRVRLLHPWNPEGIVAHIISSKTPAEIRQLLALDDKIAPLIVEAAKQFPQLPPLQPPKERDGLQPFPHLRPQFHPVDSFQGIQAPFHWTYSWPQFHPRGISHEFQAPFPFLHLQPQFHSTGISHEFLAPFPLPHSQPQFCLNDIYHEFQAPLPLNVQIGPLHPGLPQLHPSGSFHGMHAPFAPIAPTGSLQSPSPEFTGSRELILEKEIRELLFLLRPPSLPIESLANMYIDRYGKPLRIERFLEEDHQHGKFGCSLTDLLMRLNTTRVLESFNLRKDQHYIVPVEDAPKYLAHGFKLAMPPATSDPNKIYVTFLLGSKFTNDDVRNYFSQYGTVNDVKIPPQGRRRYGFVSFQDPGTAKQILSERMPYIICGDQVRVTEYRDKHELERAACHFMKREKPHCIVPVEDPPKYLAHSSKLGVPSARSDPNQIYVVFLPESKFTEEDVLNYFSQYGTVNNVRIPPQGRRMYGYVSFQDPGTAERILSESTPHFICGDQVHVKAYKEKRELQFPQHHGSKLVMPSAINGSNQIFITFNPESTFTENDAWNYFSHYGPVNNVRIPLQKKRMFGYVSFKYPEAVKQILSERCSRTSHFICGDHVFVEPYNEKHGSETLALEDAHSIPGPHGVSDVSVIHKNHTGEQLSSDHDIFGKKLNRGCDQGTVTEKSSTNVAPVMVSPPTHNLSVQSVSEASLSQGDNATESSHVSNRLDETSTDQDRDDLRLPETLDDVY; from the exons ATGAG TAAACAAGAAATGGAATTAGAGGAATGTGAGAGCTTGTTGCTGGATAGGGTCCGGCTGCTTCATCCATGGAATCCCGAGGGGATCGTTGCCCACATCATCTCTTCCAAAACACCTGCAGAGATCAGACAACTACTTGCCTTAGATGACAAAATAGCTCCCCTGATTGTTGAGGCGGCAAAACAATTCCCACAGCTACCACCATTGCAGCCACCTAAAGAGCGAGATGGCTTACAACCATTCCCCCACTTGCGCCCTCAGTTTCATCCAGTCGACAGTTTTCAAGGAATTCAGGCTCCATTTCACTGGACCTATTCATGGCCTCAGTTTCATCCGAGGGGAATTTCTCATGAATTTCAGGCTCCGTTCCCCTTTCTCCATTTGCAGCCTCAGTTTCACTCAACTGGCATTTCTCATGAATTTCTGGCTCCATTCCCCTTGCCCCATTCACAGCCTCAGTTTTGCCTCAATGACATTTATCATGAGTTTCAGGCTCCATTACCGCTCAATGTTCAAATTGGACCATTGCACCCTGGGCTGCCTCAGTTACATCCAAGCGGCAGTTTTCATGGAATGCATGCTCCATTCGCCCCCATTGCTCCTACTGGATCTTTGCAGAGCCCATCTCCTGAATTCACTGGCTCGCGGGAGCTCATATTGGAGAAGGAGATAAGAGAACTCCTGTTTTTGCTGCGACCACCAAGTCTCCCAATCGAGTCTCTTGCAAATATGTACATTGACAGGTATGGGAAGCCTCTGCGGATTGAGAGATTCCTCGAGGAGGACCATCAGCATGGAAAGTTTGGTTGTAGCCTAACAGATCTGCTCATGCGACTTAACACCACCAGAGTCCTCGAGAG TTTCAACCTCAGAAAGGATCAACATTATATTGTCCCAGTGGAAGATGCTCCTAAGTACTTGGCTCATGGTTTCAAATTGGCCATGCCTCCTGCTACCAGTGATCCTAACAAGATTTATGTTACTTTCTTGCTTGGAAGCAAATTCACTAATGATGACGTTCGCAACTACTTCAG TCAGTATGGTACTGTCAATGATGTGAAAATCCCACCTCAAGGAAGGCGCAGGTATGGTTTTGTAAGCTTCCAGGACCCCGGAACGGCAAAACAGATCTTATCAGAAAGGATGCCTTATATCATCTGTGGAGATCAAGTTCGCGTCACAGAGTACAGGGACAAACATGAACTAGA gagagctgcgtgcCATTTcatgaagagagaaaaaccACATTGTATTGTCCCGGTGGAAGACCCTCCTAAGTACTTGGCTCATAGCTCCAAATTGGGGGTGCCTTCTGCTAGAAGTGATCCTAACCAGATTTATGTTGTTTTCTTACCTGAAAGCAAATTCACTGAAGAAGATGTTCTGAACTACTTCAG TCAGTATGGTACTGTCAATAATGTGCGAATTCCACCTCAAGGAAGGCGCATGTATGGCTATGTGAGCTTCCAAGACCCTGGGACGGCAGAACGGATCTTATCAGAAAGCACCCCTCATTTCATCTGTGGAGATCAAGTACATGTCAAAGCGTACAAGGAAAAACGTGAACTGCA ATTTCCGCAGCATCATGGTTCCAAATTGGTGATGCCTTCTGCAATAAATGGTTCTAACCAGATTTTTATTACCTTCAACCCTGAAAGTACATTCACCGAAAATGATGCTTGGAATTACTTCAG CCACTATGGCCCTGTCAATAATGTGCGAATTCCACTTCAGAAGAAACGCATGTTTGGTTATGTAAGTTTCAAGTACCCCGAGGCGGTAAAACAAATCTTATCAGAAAGATGTTCAAGGACCTCTCACTTCATCTGTGGAGATCATGTTTTCGTCGAACCTTACAATGAAAAACATGGATCAGA GACTTTAGCTCTGGAAGATGCCCATTCTATACCCGGTCCACACGGGGTTTCAGATGTTAGTGTTATTCACAAGAATCATACAG GAGAACAGTTATCAAGTGACCATGACATATTTGGGAAGAAGCTGAATAGAGGGTGTGATCAAGGAACTGTTACTGAAAAGAGCAGTACTAATGTTGCGCCAGTCATGGTTTCACCACCAACGCACAACCTGTCTGTTCAGTCTGTTAGTGAGGCAAGTCTTTCACAAG GTGACAATGCCACCGaatcatcacatgtgtcaaatcgTTTGGATGAGACATCAACAGATCAAGATAG GGATGACTTGAGGCTTCCAGAAACCCTTGATGATGTTTACTGA
- the LOC120661795 gene encoding putative zinc finger CCCH domain-containing protein 51 isoform X1, translating to MSKQEMELEECESLLLDRVRLLHPWNPEGIVAHIISSKTPAEIRQLLALDDKIAPLIVEAAKQFPQLPPLQPPKERDGLQPFPHLRPQFHPVDSFQGIQAPFHWTYSWPQFHPRGISHEFQAPFPFLHLQPQFHSTGISHEFLAPFPLPHSQPQFCLNDIYHEFQAPLPLNVQIGPLHPGLPQLHPSGSFHGMHAPFAPIAPTGSLQSPSPEFTGSRELILEKEIRELLFLLRPPSLPIESLANMYIDRYGKPLRIERFLEEDHQHGKFGCSLTDLLMRLNTTRVLESFNLRKDQHYIVPVEDAPKYLAHGFKLAMPPATSDPNKIYVTFLLGSKFTNDDVRNYFSQYGTVNDVKIPPQGRRRYGFVSFQDPGTAKQILSERMPYIICGDQVRVTEYRDKHELERAACHFMKREKPHCIVPVEDPPKYLAHSSKLGVPSARSDPNQIYVVFLPESKFTEEDVLNYFSQYGTVNNVRIPPQGRRMYGYVSFQDPGTAERILSESTPHFICGDQVHVKAYKEKRELQFPQHHGSKLVMPSAINGSNQIFITFNPESTFTENDAWNYFSHYGPVNNVRIPLQKKRMFGYVSFKYPEAVKQILSERCSRTSHFICGDHVFVEPYNEKHGSETLALEDAHSIPGPHGVSDVSVIHKNHTGEQLSSDHDIFGKKLNRGCDQGTVTEKSSTNVAPVMVSPPTHNLSVQSVSEASLSQGDNATESSHVSNRLDETSTDQDSLFCRDDLRLPETLDDVY from the exons ATGAG TAAACAAGAAATGGAATTAGAGGAATGTGAGAGCTTGTTGCTGGATAGGGTCCGGCTGCTTCATCCATGGAATCCCGAGGGGATCGTTGCCCACATCATCTCTTCCAAAACACCTGCAGAGATCAGACAACTACTTGCCTTAGATGACAAAATAGCTCCCCTGATTGTTGAGGCGGCAAAACAATTCCCACAGCTACCACCATTGCAGCCACCTAAAGAGCGAGATGGCTTACAACCATTCCCCCACTTGCGCCCTCAGTTTCATCCAGTCGACAGTTTTCAAGGAATTCAGGCTCCATTTCACTGGACCTATTCATGGCCTCAGTTTCATCCGAGGGGAATTTCTCATGAATTTCAGGCTCCGTTCCCCTTTCTCCATTTGCAGCCTCAGTTTCACTCAACTGGCATTTCTCATGAATTTCTGGCTCCATTCCCCTTGCCCCATTCACAGCCTCAGTTTTGCCTCAATGACATTTATCATGAGTTTCAGGCTCCATTACCGCTCAATGTTCAAATTGGACCATTGCACCCTGGGCTGCCTCAGTTACATCCAAGCGGCAGTTTTCATGGAATGCATGCTCCATTCGCCCCCATTGCTCCTACTGGATCTTTGCAGAGCCCATCTCCTGAATTCACTGGCTCGCGGGAGCTCATATTGGAGAAGGAGATAAGAGAACTCCTGTTTTTGCTGCGACCACCAAGTCTCCCAATCGAGTCTCTTGCAAATATGTACATTGACAGGTATGGGAAGCCTCTGCGGATTGAGAGATTCCTCGAGGAGGACCATCAGCATGGAAAGTTTGGTTGTAGCCTAACAGATCTGCTCATGCGACTTAACACCACCAGAGTCCTCGAGAG TTTCAACCTCAGAAAGGATCAACATTATATTGTCCCAGTGGAAGATGCTCCTAAGTACTTGGCTCATGGTTTCAAATTGGCCATGCCTCCTGCTACCAGTGATCCTAACAAGATTTATGTTACTTTCTTGCTTGGAAGCAAATTCACTAATGATGACGTTCGCAACTACTTCAG TCAGTATGGTACTGTCAATGATGTGAAAATCCCACCTCAAGGAAGGCGCAGGTATGGTTTTGTAAGCTTCCAGGACCCCGGAACGGCAAAACAGATCTTATCAGAAAGGATGCCTTATATCATCTGTGGAGATCAAGTTCGCGTCACAGAGTACAGGGACAAACATGAACTAGA gagagctgcgtgcCATTTcatgaagagagaaaaaccACATTGTATTGTCCCGGTGGAAGACCCTCCTAAGTACTTGGCTCATAGCTCCAAATTGGGGGTGCCTTCTGCTAGAAGTGATCCTAACCAGATTTATGTTGTTTTCTTACCTGAAAGCAAATTCACTGAAGAAGATGTTCTGAACTACTTCAG TCAGTATGGTACTGTCAATAATGTGCGAATTCCACCTCAAGGAAGGCGCATGTATGGCTATGTGAGCTTCCAAGACCCTGGGACGGCAGAACGGATCTTATCAGAAAGCACCCCTCATTTCATCTGTGGAGATCAAGTACATGTCAAAGCGTACAAGGAAAAACGTGAACTGCA ATTTCCGCAGCATCATGGTTCCAAATTGGTGATGCCTTCTGCAATAAATGGTTCTAACCAGATTTTTATTACCTTCAACCCTGAAAGTACATTCACCGAAAATGATGCTTGGAATTACTTCAG CCACTATGGCCCTGTCAATAATGTGCGAATTCCACTTCAGAAGAAACGCATGTTTGGTTATGTAAGTTTCAAGTACCCCGAGGCGGTAAAACAAATCTTATCAGAAAGATGTTCAAGGACCTCTCACTTCATCTGTGGAGATCATGTTTTCGTCGAACCTTACAATGAAAAACATGGATCAGA GACTTTAGCTCTGGAAGATGCCCATTCTATACCCGGTCCACACGGGGTTTCAGATGTTAGTGTTATTCACAAGAATCATACAG GAGAACAGTTATCAAGTGACCATGACATATTTGGGAAGAAGCTGAATAGAGGGTGTGATCAAGGAACTGTTACTGAAAAGAGCAGTACTAATGTTGCGCCAGTCATGGTTTCACCACCAACGCACAACCTGTCTGTTCAGTCTGTTAGTGAGGCAAGTCTTTCACAAG GTGACAATGCCACCGaatcatcacatgtgtcaaatcgTTTGGATGAGACATCAACAGATCAAGATAG TCTATTTTGCAGGGATGACTTGAGGCTTCCAGAAACCCTTGATGATGTTTACTGA
- the LOC120661795 gene encoding putative zinc finger CCCH domain-containing protein 51 isoform X2 — MSKQEMELEECESLLLDRVRLLHPWNPEGIVAHIISSKTPAEIRQLLALDDKIAPLIVEAAKQFPQLPPLQPPKERDGLQPFPHLRPQFHPVDSFQGIQAPFHWTYSWPQFHPRGISHEFQAPFPFLHLQPQFHSTGISHEFLAPFPLPHSQPQFCLNDIYHEFQAPLPLNVQIGPLHPGLPQLHPSGSFHGMHAPFAPIAPTGSLQSPSPEFTGSRELILEKEIRELLFLLRPPSLPIESLANMYIDRYGKPLRIERFLEEDHQHGKFGCSLTDLLMRLNTTRVLERKDQHYIVPVEDAPKYLAHGFKLAMPPATSDPNKIYVTFLLGSKFTNDDVRNYFSQYGTVNDVKIPPQGRRRYGFVSFQDPGTAKQILSERMPYIICGDQVRVTEYRDKHELERAACHFMKREKPHCIVPVEDPPKYLAHSSKLGVPSARSDPNQIYVVFLPESKFTEEDVLNYFSQYGTVNNVRIPPQGRRMYGYVSFQDPGTAERILSESTPHFICGDQVHVKAYKEKRELQFPQHHGSKLVMPSAINGSNQIFITFNPESTFTENDAWNYFSHYGPVNNVRIPLQKKRMFGYVSFKYPEAVKQILSERCSRTSHFICGDHVFVEPYNEKHGSETLALEDAHSIPGPHGVSDVSVIHKNHTGEQLSSDHDIFGKKLNRGCDQGTVTEKSSTNVAPVMVSPPTHNLSVQSVSEASLSQGDNATESSHVSNRLDETSTDQDSLFCRDDLRLPETLDDVY; from the exons ATGAG TAAACAAGAAATGGAATTAGAGGAATGTGAGAGCTTGTTGCTGGATAGGGTCCGGCTGCTTCATCCATGGAATCCCGAGGGGATCGTTGCCCACATCATCTCTTCCAAAACACCTGCAGAGATCAGACAACTACTTGCCTTAGATGACAAAATAGCTCCCCTGATTGTTGAGGCGGCAAAACAATTCCCACAGCTACCACCATTGCAGCCACCTAAAGAGCGAGATGGCTTACAACCATTCCCCCACTTGCGCCCTCAGTTTCATCCAGTCGACAGTTTTCAAGGAATTCAGGCTCCATTTCACTGGACCTATTCATGGCCTCAGTTTCATCCGAGGGGAATTTCTCATGAATTTCAGGCTCCGTTCCCCTTTCTCCATTTGCAGCCTCAGTTTCACTCAACTGGCATTTCTCATGAATTTCTGGCTCCATTCCCCTTGCCCCATTCACAGCCTCAGTTTTGCCTCAATGACATTTATCATGAGTTTCAGGCTCCATTACCGCTCAATGTTCAAATTGGACCATTGCACCCTGGGCTGCCTCAGTTACATCCAAGCGGCAGTTTTCATGGAATGCATGCTCCATTCGCCCCCATTGCTCCTACTGGATCTTTGCAGAGCCCATCTCCTGAATTCACTGGCTCGCGGGAGCTCATATTGGAGAAGGAGATAAGAGAACTCCTGTTTTTGCTGCGACCACCAAGTCTCCCAATCGAGTCTCTTGCAAATATGTACATTGACAGGTATGGGAAGCCTCTGCGGATTGAGAGATTCCTCGAGGAGGACCATCAGCATGGAAAGTTTGGTTGTAGCCTAACAGATCTGCTCATGCGACTTAACACCACCAGAGTCCTCGAGAG AAAGGATCAACATTATATTGTCCCAGTGGAAGATGCTCCTAAGTACTTGGCTCATGGTTTCAAATTGGCCATGCCTCCTGCTACCAGTGATCCTAACAAGATTTATGTTACTTTCTTGCTTGGAAGCAAATTCACTAATGATGACGTTCGCAACTACTTCAG TCAGTATGGTACTGTCAATGATGTGAAAATCCCACCTCAAGGAAGGCGCAGGTATGGTTTTGTAAGCTTCCAGGACCCCGGAACGGCAAAACAGATCTTATCAGAAAGGATGCCTTATATCATCTGTGGAGATCAAGTTCGCGTCACAGAGTACAGGGACAAACATGAACTAGA gagagctgcgtgcCATTTcatgaagagagaaaaaccACATTGTATTGTCCCGGTGGAAGACCCTCCTAAGTACTTGGCTCATAGCTCCAAATTGGGGGTGCCTTCTGCTAGAAGTGATCCTAACCAGATTTATGTTGTTTTCTTACCTGAAAGCAAATTCACTGAAGAAGATGTTCTGAACTACTTCAG TCAGTATGGTACTGTCAATAATGTGCGAATTCCACCTCAAGGAAGGCGCATGTATGGCTATGTGAGCTTCCAAGACCCTGGGACGGCAGAACGGATCTTATCAGAAAGCACCCCTCATTTCATCTGTGGAGATCAAGTACATGTCAAAGCGTACAAGGAAAAACGTGAACTGCA ATTTCCGCAGCATCATGGTTCCAAATTGGTGATGCCTTCTGCAATAAATGGTTCTAACCAGATTTTTATTACCTTCAACCCTGAAAGTACATTCACCGAAAATGATGCTTGGAATTACTTCAG CCACTATGGCCCTGTCAATAATGTGCGAATTCCACTTCAGAAGAAACGCATGTTTGGTTATGTAAGTTTCAAGTACCCCGAGGCGGTAAAACAAATCTTATCAGAAAGATGTTCAAGGACCTCTCACTTCATCTGTGGAGATCATGTTTTCGTCGAACCTTACAATGAAAAACATGGATCAGA GACTTTAGCTCTGGAAGATGCCCATTCTATACCCGGTCCACACGGGGTTTCAGATGTTAGTGTTATTCACAAGAATCATACAG GAGAACAGTTATCAAGTGACCATGACATATTTGGGAAGAAGCTGAATAGAGGGTGTGATCAAGGAACTGTTACTGAAAAGAGCAGTACTAATGTTGCGCCAGTCATGGTTTCACCACCAACGCACAACCTGTCTGTTCAGTCTGTTAGTGAGGCAAGTCTTTCACAAG GTGACAATGCCACCGaatcatcacatgtgtcaaatcgTTTGGATGAGACATCAACAGATCAAGATAG TCTATTTTGCAGGGATGACTTGAGGCTTCCAGAAACCCTTGATGATGTTTACTGA
- the LOC120661795 gene encoding putative zinc finger CCCH domain-containing protein 51 isoform X4, with product MELEECESLLLDRVRLLHPWNPEGIVAHIISSKTPAEIRQLLALDDKIAPLIVEAAKQFPQLPPLQPPKERDGLQPFPHLRPQFHPVDSFQGIQAPFHWTYSWPQFHPRGISHEFQAPFPFLHLQPQFHSTGISHEFLAPFPLPHSQPQFCLNDIYHEFQAPLPLNVQIGPLHPGLPQLHPSGSFHGMHAPFAPIAPTGSLQSPSPEFTGSRELILEKEIRELLFLLRPPSLPIESLANMYIDRYGKPLRIERFLEEDHQHGKFGCSLTDLLMRLNTTRVLESFNLRKDQHYIVPVEDAPKYLAHGFKLAMPPATSDPNKIYVTFLLGSKFTNDDVRNYFSQYGTVNDVKIPPQGRRRYGFVSFQDPGTAKQILSERMPYIICGDQVRVTEYRDKHELERAACHFMKREKPHCIVPVEDPPKYLAHSSKLGVPSARSDPNQIYVVFLPESKFTEEDVLNYFSQYGTVNNVRIPPQGRRMYGYVSFQDPGTAERILSESTPHFICGDQVHVKAYKEKRELQFPQHHGSKLVMPSAINGSNQIFITFNPESTFTENDAWNYFSHYGPVNNVRIPLQKKRMFGYVSFKYPEAVKQILSERCSRTSHFICGDHVFVEPYNEKHGSETLALEDAHSIPGPHGVSDVSVIHKNHTGEQLSSDHDIFGKKLNRGCDQGTVTEKSSTNVAPVMVSPPTHNLSVQSVSEASLSQGDNATESSHVSNRLDETSTDQDSLFCRDDLRLPETLDDVY from the exons ATGGAATTAGAGGAATGTGAGAGCTTGTTGCTGGATAGGGTCCGGCTGCTTCATCCATGGAATCCCGAGGGGATCGTTGCCCACATCATCTCTTCCAAAACACCTGCAGAGATCAGACAACTACTTGCCTTAGATGACAAAATAGCTCCCCTGATTGTTGAGGCGGCAAAACAATTCCCACAGCTACCACCATTGCAGCCACCTAAAGAGCGAGATGGCTTACAACCATTCCCCCACTTGCGCCCTCAGTTTCATCCAGTCGACAGTTTTCAAGGAATTCAGGCTCCATTTCACTGGACCTATTCATGGCCTCAGTTTCATCCGAGGGGAATTTCTCATGAATTTCAGGCTCCGTTCCCCTTTCTCCATTTGCAGCCTCAGTTTCACTCAACTGGCATTTCTCATGAATTTCTGGCTCCATTCCCCTTGCCCCATTCACAGCCTCAGTTTTGCCTCAATGACATTTATCATGAGTTTCAGGCTCCATTACCGCTCAATGTTCAAATTGGACCATTGCACCCTGGGCTGCCTCAGTTACATCCAAGCGGCAGTTTTCATGGAATGCATGCTCCATTCGCCCCCATTGCTCCTACTGGATCTTTGCAGAGCCCATCTCCTGAATTCACTGGCTCGCGGGAGCTCATATTGGAGAAGGAGATAAGAGAACTCCTGTTTTTGCTGCGACCACCAAGTCTCCCAATCGAGTCTCTTGCAAATATGTACATTGACAGGTATGGGAAGCCTCTGCGGATTGAGAGATTCCTCGAGGAGGACCATCAGCATGGAAAGTTTGGTTGTAGCCTAACAGATCTGCTCATGCGACTTAACACCACCAGAGTCCTCGAGAG TTTCAACCTCAGAAAGGATCAACATTATATTGTCCCAGTGGAAGATGCTCCTAAGTACTTGGCTCATGGTTTCAAATTGGCCATGCCTCCTGCTACCAGTGATCCTAACAAGATTTATGTTACTTTCTTGCTTGGAAGCAAATTCACTAATGATGACGTTCGCAACTACTTCAG TCAGTATGGTACTGTCAATGATGTGAAAATCCCACCTCAAGGAAGGCGCAGGTATGGTTTTGTAAGCTTCCAGGACCCCGGAACGGCAAAACAGATCTTATCAGAAAGGATGCCTTATATCATCTGTGGAGATCAAGTTCGCGTCACAGAGTACAGGGACAAACATGAACTAGA gagagctgcgtgcCATTTcatgaagagagaaaaaccACATTGTATTGTCCCGGTGGAAGACCCTCCTAAGTACTTGGCTCATAGCTCCAAATTGGGGGTGCCTTCTGCTAGAAGTGATCCTAACCAGATTTATGTTGTTTTCTTACCTGAAAGCAAATTCACTGAAGAAGATGTTCTGAACTACTTCAG TCAGTATGGTACTGTCAATAATGTGCGAATTCCACCTCAAGGAAGGCGCATGTATGGCTATGTGAGCTTCCAAGACCCTGGGACGGCAGAACGGATCTTATCAGAAAGCACCCCTCATTTCATCTGTGGAGATCAAGTACATGTCAAAGCGTACAAGGAAAAACGTGAACTGCA ATTTCCGCAGCATCATGGTTCCAAATTGGTGATGCCTTCTGCAATAAATGGTTCTAACCAGATTTTTATTACCTTCAACCCTGAAAGTACATTCACCGAAAATGATGCTTGGAATTACTTCAG CCACTATGGCCCTGTCAATAATGTGCGAATTCCACTTCAGAAGAAACGCATGTTTGGTTATGTAAGTTTCAAGTACCCCGAGGCGGTAAAACAAATCTTATCAGAAAGATGTTCAAGGACCTCTCACTTCATCTGTGGAGATCATGTTTTCGTCGAACCTTACAATGAAAAACATGGATCAGA GACTTTAGCTCTGGAAGATGCCCATTCTATACCCGGTCCACACGGGGTTTCAGATGTTAGTGTTATTCACAAGAATCATACAG GAGAACAGTTATCAAGTGACCATGACATATTTGGGAAGAAGCTGAATAGAGGGTGTGATCAAGGAACTGTTACTGAAAAGAGCAGTACTAATGTTGCGCCAGTCATGGTTTCACCACCAACGCACAACCTGTCTGTTCAGTCTGTTAGTGAGGCAAGTCTTTCACAAG GTGACAATGCCACCGaatcatcacatgtgtcaaatcgTTTGGATGAGACATCAACAGATCAAGATAG TCTATTTTGCAGGGATGACTTGAGGCTTCCAGAAACCCTTGATGATGTTTACTGA